Proteins from one Deinococcus sp. AB2017081 genomic window:
- a CDS encoding (4Fe-4S)-binding protein, with translation MTSPSNEDLAQGRAYTAPGITVYYDARRCLHVANCVRGLPDVFDPARRPWIQPANAGAHAVAAVVRTCPTGALHYALDGEEPEMPQEPTTITPSKDGPLMIAGHLVIQTPGGEKKDVRAALCRCGQSGNKPYCDGTHAKVGWRSEEG, from the coding sequence ATGACGTCCCCCTCCAACGAGGATCTGGCCCAGGGCAGGGCCTACACGGCGCCGGGCATCACCGTGTACTACGACGCCCGGCGCTGCCTGCACGTCGCCAACTGCGTCCGGGGCCTGCCGGACGTGTTCGACCCTGCCCGGCGGCCCTGGATCCAGCCCGCGAACGCCGGGGCACACGCAGTGGCGGCCGTCGTCCGCACCTGCCCCACTGGAGCCCTGCACTACGCCCTGGACGGCGAGGAGCCCGAGATGCCACAGGAACCGACGACCATCACGCCCAGCAAGGATGGCCCCCTGATGATCGCCGGCCATCTGGTGATCCAGACCCCCGGTGGCGAGAAGAAAGACGTCCGCGCCGCCCTGTGCCGCTGTGGCCAGAGCGGCAACAAGCCGTACTGCGACGGCACGCACGCGAAGGTGGGGTGGAGGAGCGAGGAAGGGTGA
- a CDS encoding thymidine phosphorylase: MNVPDLIRKKRDGEPHSRAELEALILGYTRGDVPDYQISAWLMAVYLKGMTPQETADLTMVMAESGDLMDLGDLPRTVDKHSTGGVGDKTSLILTPMLAALGLTVAKMSGRGLAHTGGTIDKLESIPGWTSELEEAQFIAQARDIGLSLVGQSKDLAPADGKLYALRDVTATVDCLPLIASSIMSKKLASGAHTVVLDVKVGAGAFMRTLDDGRGLARAMVDIGTRAGRQVRAVLTDMDTPLGHMAGNSLEVLEALATLRGHGPHDLTELCVALAVEALAAQGEDAAQAEARARTTLHDGSALAKFRAFVDAQGGDATYVDDVSKFDVAPGRADVTAPTSGFVDRIDALSVGRAVLALGGGRERKGEAIDHGVGVELVKKPGEAVQAGEVVMRVYHRDERGLHTATALLADGLSIRAQAPTPDPLILDHVN, encoded by the coding sequence ATGAACGTCCCCGACCTGATCCGCAAGAAGCGCGACGGCGAACCCCACTCCCGCGCCGAACTGGAGGCCCTGATCCTGGGCTACACGCGCGGCGACGTGCCGGACTACCAGATCAGCGCGTGGCTGATGGCCGTGTACCTGAAAGGCATGACGCCCCAGGAGACGGCCGACCTGACCATGGTGATGGCCGAGTCCGGCGACCTGATGGATCTGGGCGACCTGCCGCGCACCGTGGACAAGCACAGCACCGGCGGCGTGGGCGACAAGACCAGCCTGATCCTGACGCCCATGCTGGCCGCCCTGGGCCTGACGGTCGCCAAGATGAGCGGGCGGGGGCTGGCGCACACCGGGGGCACCATCGACAAGCTGGAGAGCATTCCCGGCTGGACGAGCGAACTGGAAGAAGCGCAGTTCATCGCGCAGGCCCGCGACATCGGTCTGAGCCTGGTCGGGCAGAGTAAAGACCTCGCGCCGGCCGATGGCAAGCTCTACGCCCTGCGCGACGTGACGGCCACCGTGGACTGCCTGCCGCTGATCGCCAGCAGCATCATGAGCAAGAAGCTGGCCTCCGGGGCACACACGGTCGTGCTGGACGTGAAGGTGGGCGCGGGCGCGTTCATGCGGACGCTGGACGACGGCCGGGGACTGGCCCGCGCCATGGTGGACATCGGCACGCGGGCCGGGCGGCAGGTGCGCGCGGTGCTGACCGACATGGACACGCCGCTGGGCCACATGGCCGGCAACAGCCTGGAGGTGCTCGAGGCGCTGGCCACGCTGCGCGGACACGGCCCACACGACCTGACCGAACTGTGCGTGGCGCTGGCCGTGGAGGCCCTGGCCGCGCAGGGCGAGGACGCGGCGCAGGCCGAGGCCCGGGCGCGAACCACCCTGCACGACGGCTCGGCGCTGGCAAAATTCCGGGCGTTCGTGGACGCGCAGGGTGGCGACGCCACCTACGTGGACGACGTGTCGAAGTTCGACGTGGCCCCGGGCCGGGCCGACGTGACCGCCCCCACCTCCGGTTTCGTGGACAGGATCGACGCCCTGTCGGTGGGCCGCGCCGTGCTGGCCCTGGGCGGCGGCCGTGAGCGCAAGGGCGAGGCCATCGACCACGGCGTGGGCGTGGAACTCGTGAAGAAACCCGGCGAGGCGGTGCAGGCAGGCGAGGTGGTCATGCGCGTCTACCACCGAGACGAGCGCGGCCTGCACACCGCGACGGCCCTGCTCGCGGACGGCCTGAGCATCCGCGCCCAGGCCCCGACGCCCGATCCGCTGATCCTCGACCACGTGAACTGA